In the Candidatus Eisenbacteria bacterium genome, GCCCGAGGTCTCGCGCAACGGCACCACCGAGCACCCGCTGCAGGGCCAGGCGAACTATCTGTTGAATGCCGCGATCGGCTACGCACCCAAACCGGGGCTCGAGCTGGCGGTGCTGTTCGGCGCAACCGGTGAGCGGCTGCACACGCTGGCGCTCGATCCGCTTCCGGACATCTACGATCAACCGACCACGAGCCTCGACGTGACGCTGAGCTTCACACCGTTCGGAAGCGCGCGAATGAAGGCCTCGGGAAGGAACCTCATCCATCCCGAGATCCAGCAGCGGCAAGGGGACCAGGTGGTCACGAGCTACCGCGGACATCGCTCCTTCTCGCTCGCGCTGTCGTTCGGCTCGTGAGGACTTTCGTGGTGAAAGTCTTGCCTGCGATCCGCGCGCACGCACCGAGATCGCTGGTGTGGGCGCTGGTTGTGGCGGGATCGTGGCTCACGCTGGTCGGAGCGGTCGCGTCGAACGCCCCGGACTCGACCCCGAAGCGTCGTGTGTATTCGGTCCGTGACTCACCCGGCTGGTACCCGAACGTGGATCCCGAGTCCATGTCGGTGGTGCTGGGTCGTCGGCCCGGCGCGTCGCTCGTTCGCCTGCGATTCGTTGGCGGAGCCCCGAGCCTCGACGCGCTCGGCCGCGCCGTGTGCCGGGCGCTTCATCGCAGCAATCGCGACTCGTTGCGGGCCCTGTGCGTGAGCGAGCAGGAGTTCCGCGAGATTCTGTGGCGCGAGTTCCCGGAGAGTCGGCCGGCGACCGGACTCCAGTGGGACGACGCGTGGCGCGTCTTGAACGTGCGGCTTGCCGCGGGCACGTCCGAGGCCGTGCGCGACTTCGGCGGGCACTTCTACGAGTTCGTGCGCTTCGAGGTCGACTCGACCATGACGTACCGCAATTTCAAACTGCACAGCCGGCTCACGCTCGTCGCGCGCGACGACGAGGGCCGCACTCAGCGGATGACCTGGCTGCGTGCGATCGCGGAGCGCAAGGGCTCGTTCAAGATCTACAGCACGGTCGATTAGAGGATGGGGGGTCGGCGCTGGGCTGGCTGGATGTCAATCCACACGACGGGCCAACGAGTAGCGCACCTTCCCGGATGCTGGCGGCAAACGCCGTCGAGGCCGACACTCCCCACACGCAGCACTCTAGCCGCGCGATGAGGGCCCGCGGTGACGGGCATGTGAAGCGCCCGGAAACACTTGTGAACGCGAGATTGCCGAACGTGGAGAGCGCCGAGAACTCGGTGGACCACTCGCGCTCAGCTCTCGCTCGGACCCGAGCCTTCGCGCGGCAGCTCGAAGCGAAACCGCGAACCGCGACCCGGCGCGCTCTCGACCTCGATGTCGCCCTCGTGCAGCGTGAGGATGTGCTTGACGATCGAGAGCCCGAGACCGGTTCCGCCCACGTCCCGCACCCGTGACTTGTCGACGCGGTAGAAGCGCTCGAACACGCGGCTCAGATCATCGGGTGGAATGCCGGCACCCGTGTCACGCACCTCGCACCAGGCGTGCGCTTCGTCGCCGCCCAGCGCGACGGTCACCGCACCGCGCTCGGTGTACTTGATCGCGTTGTCGAGCAGATTTGCGACCACCTGCTCGATGCGGCCCCGATCGGCCCGCAACGGCACGGGCGCGCCGGGCACCAGCACGAACTCGAGCTGCTTGCGCTCGGCGCGCTCGCGCAGCATGGCCATGGCGCGCTCCACCAGCGGGCGCAGATCGAAGCGCTCGAGCCGCAGGCGCGCGTCTGGTCGTTCGAGTTCGGAGAGCGCGAGCAGGTCCTCGACCAGCGCCTGCAATCGCTCGGCCTGATCGCGAATCACACGCACGAAGCCTTCGCGATGCTCGAGGTCGTCGAGCCCGCCGTCGAGCAGCGTCTCCGCGTAGCCGCGCAGCGAGGTGAGCGGGGTCTTGAGCTCGTGCGAAACGTTCGCGACGAAATCCCGTCGCACCCGATCGACGCGTTCGGCTTCGGTGTGATCCTGCAGCACCAGGAGCAGGGCGCGGTCCGCCGCGCCTTCGAGCGGCGTGGCGGTGACGCGCACCACGCGCTCGGCGGGCGTCCAGAAGCGCAACTCGCGTTCGATCGTGCGGCCCTCACGGCGCGAAGTCTCGATCACCGCATCGATGTCGGACAGTCGCAGCACGTCCTGCAGCCGCGTGCCGCGAGCCGGCGGCAGCGCCAGGCCGAAGATGTCGGCGAGGCTCTGATTCGCGTGCAGCACGCGCCCCGCCGAATCGAGCAGCGCCACCCCGTCGCTGACGTGCGACAGCACGCGCTCGCGCTGATCGCGTTCGAGTTCGAGATCCGCGAGCCGCGCACGAGACAACTCGGCCATGCGATTGAGCGTGGTGCCGAGCCGCCCGATCGCGTCACCCGGCAGTTCGAGTGCGCGCGCTTCGCGATCACCCTCCCCCATGCGACGCGCAGATTCCCCGAGCGATCGCAGGCGGGACTGCCGCTCGGCGCCGGCCAGCGCCAGGTGCGCGGCCGCAAGGGCGAGCATCACCAGCGCGGCGGTGCGGGAGAACGGAGTCGCGATCAGCGCTGCGGCCGCCAGGGCGAGCGAGAACCCGCGCGAGCGCAACCACCCGGGCATCGAATCCGCCGAGCTAGGCGGGCGCGGCGGGCGCAGTGGGCGCGGGGACCAGCAGTTTGTATCCGACCCCCGTGACGGTCTGAATCACGCGCT is a window encoding:
- a CDS encoding PAS domain-containing protein; translation: MPGWLRSRGFSLALAAAALIATPFSRTAALVMLALAAAHLALAGAERQSRLRSLGESARRMGEGDREARALELPGDAIGRLGTTLNRMAELSRARLADLELERDQRERVLSHVSDGVALLDSAGRVLHANQSLADIFGLALPPARGTRLQDVLRLSDIDAVIETSRREGRTIERELRFWTPAERVVRVTATPLEGAADRALLLVLQDHTEAERVDRVRRDFVANVSHELKTPLTSLRGYAETLLDGGLDDLEHREGFVRVIRDQAERLQALVEDLLALSELERPDARLRLERFDLRPLVERAMAMLRERAERKQLEFVLVPGAPVPLRADRGRIEQVVANLLDNAIKYTERGAVTVALGGDEAHAWCEVRDTGAGIPPDDLSRVFERFYRVDKSRVRDVGGTGLGLSIVKHILTLHEGDIEVESAPGRGSRFRFELPREGSGPSES